A DNA window from Elephas maximus indicus isolate mEleMax1 chromosome 17, mEleMax1 primary haplotype, whole genome shotgun sequence contains the following coding sequences:
- the KCNJ1 gene encoding ATP-sensitive inward rectifier potassium channel 1, producing the protein MFKYLRKWFVTRFFGHTRQRARLVSKDGRCNIEFGNVEAQWRFIFFVDIWTTVLDLKWRYKMTFFISVFLGSWFLFGLLWYAVAYIHKDLPEFHPSVNHTPCVENINGLTSAFLFSLETQVTIGYGFRCVTEKCGPAIFLLIFQSILGVIINSFMCGAILAKISRPKKRAKTITFSKNAVISKRGGKLCLLIRVANLRKSLLIGSHIYGKLLKTTVTPEGETIILDQTNINFVVDAGNENLFFISPLTIYHIIDHNSPFFHMAAENLSQQDFELVVFLDGTVESTSATCQVRTSYVPEEVLWGYRFAPIVSKTKEGKYRVDFHNFSKTVEVETPHCAMCLYNEKDDRARMKRGYDNPNFTLSEVNETDDTKM; encoded by the coding sequence ATGTTCAAATATCTTCGGAAATGGTTTGTCACTCGCTTCTTCGGGCATACCCGGCAGAGAGCAAGGCTGGTCTCCAAAGATGGAAGGTGCAACATAGAGTTTGGCAATGTGGAGGCACAATGGCGGTTTATATTCTTTGTGGATATATGGACAACTGTGCTTGACCTCAAATGGAGATACAAGATGACCTTTTTCATCTCTGTCTTCTTGGGGAGCtggttcctctttggtcttctgtGGTATGCAGTAGCCTACATTCACAAAGATCTCCCAGAGTTTCATCCTTCTGTCAATCATACACCATGTGTGGAGAACATAAATGGCTTGACTTcagcttttctcttttctctggaaACTCAAGTGACCATTGGATATGGATTCAGGTGTGTGACAGAAAAATGTGGTCCTGCCATTTTTCTACTTATTTTCCAGTCTATCCTTGGAGTCATTATCAATTCTTTCATGTGTGGTGCCATTTTAGCCAAGATCTCCAGACCCAAGAAACGTGCAAAGACCATTACCTTCAGCAAGAATGCAGTGATCAGCAAGCGGGGTGGGAAGCTCTGTCTCCTAATCCGAGTGGCTAATCTTAGAAAGAGCCTCCTTATTGGCAGCCACATATATGGAAAGCTTCTGAAGACCACAGTCACTCCTGAGGGAGAGACTATTATTTTGGACCAGACCAATATCAATTTTGTGGTAGATGCTGGTAATGAAAATTTATTCTTCATCTCCCCACTGACAATTTACCATATCATTGATCACAACAGCCCTTTTTTCCACATGGCAGCAGAAAACCTTTCCCAGCAGGACTTTGAATTAGTGGTGTTTTTAGATGGAACAGTGGAATCAACCAGTGCTACCTGCCAGGTCCGGACATCCTATGTCCCAGAGGAGGTGCTTTGGGGCTACCGTTTTGCTCCCATAGTGTCCAAGACCAAGGAGGGGAAATACCGAGTAGACTTCCATAATTTTAGCAAGACAGTAGAAGTGGAGACCCCTCACTGTGCCATGTGCCTCTATAATGAGAAAGATGATAGAGCCAGGATGAAGAGAGGCTATGATAACCCCAACTTTACCTTGTCAGAAGTCAATGAAACAGATGACACCAAAATGTAA